The window TAATGTGAATTGTGAAATTGAATTAGTCGAATTCTAACGAACAAAATGGAATCATTTGGACATAATTTCATGAATTGTGGTAGAATATGATTTAATTAAGCGAATTTTCTCACAAAATCAGAGGTCATCAGGAGGCACAGGTGAAAAGATATGATTGAAATGCAGGATCTATATAAGGTATATAAGAATGGGGTCACAGCGTTAAACGGTGTGAGCACGAATATCAATCAAGGTGAATTCGTGTATGTAGTCGGCCCAAGTGGGGCTGGAAAGACATCTTTTATCAAAATGATGTACCGTGAAGAAACACCATCTAAAGGAAAGATATACATAAACGGTGTGGATGTCGGAACAGTTAAAGAGAAGAACGTACCTTTTTTGCGTCGTGACATAGGGGTTATCTTCCAAGACTTCAAATTGCTTCCTCGTTTAACAGTTTACGAGAATGTAGCTTTTGCACTTGAAGTAATAGAAGAAAATCCTAAGAAAATAAAGCGAAGAGTCATGAATGTGTTGGAACAAGTAGGTTTGAAGCATAAAGCTAGATTCATCCCAGCACAGTTATCTGGTGGGGAGCAGCAACGTGTTGCCATCGCTCGCGCAATCGTCAATAACCCTAAATTGATTATCGCTGACGAGCCGACGGGTAATCTAGATCCAGAGACATCATGGGAAATCATGCGTGTATTTGAAGAAGTTAATGCGACTGGTACCACTTTAGTGATGGCTACTCACAGTAAAGATATAGTGAATAAATTAAGAAAACGCGTCATTGCGATGGAGAAAGGCGAAATCGTAAGGGACGAGCATCGAGGGGAATACGGCTATGAAGTTTAGTACAGCCAAAAGACATCTTAGAGAAGGCTCAAAAAATATTATTAGAAACAGCTGGATGACAGTTGCAGCTGTCGGTGCTGTAACCACTACATTAGTATTGGTAGGAATATTCTTAACACTGATTATGAACATCAATCAGATTGCAGATAACATAGAAGAAGATGTTCAGTTAAAGGTATACATAGATCTAGCCGCACAACAGGAGCAAGTTGATGAGTTAGAGCAAGAGATTTCACAGATTTCCGGAGTTACTAAACTAGAATATTCATCAAAGGAGGAAGAGCTGGAGAATTTAATTGAGGACTTAGGAGAAGAAGGCGAGCAGTGGGAATTATTTGAACAAGCCAACCCTTTGAACGATGCATTTGTCGTTCAAACACAAGCGGCTGATCAGTACCAGCGCGTTTCTAAAGAAATTTTAGCTATGGATAATGTTGAGTCAGTCGACTATTCCGAGAATGTGGTTGAAAGATTGTTAACTTTCAATGATTATGCAAGATACATAGGGATCGCATTCATCGGCGCGTTATTACTGACTGCCATTTTCTTAATCTCTAACACGATTAAGATGACGATTTTAGCAAGACAAGATGAAATTGGAATTATGAAGCTTGTAGGAGCTAAAAACAGTTTCATCCGTTGGCCATTTTTCATTGAGGGATTATTGATGGGTGTACTTGGCTCAATCATACCGATCTCAATTGTAATGGGTGGTTATTACTATCTTTACGAGAATTTCAGAGATTCAATTAATGTACCGTTTGTAGAGTTATTACCGTTTAATCCGTTTGCATTGCAGATTTCATTATTACTATTAGGTATCGGCGTATTCATCGGAGTATGGGGAAGTGTTATGAGTGTACGCAAATTCCTAAAAGTTTAATACGTAATAACATCACAGAACACAAACAACAATTATTAAACTAATAAGAATACCAGAGAGGGGTTTGTCAGTTGAAAAGAAAATTAGCAGCTGTAGTCTTAGCCGTAGTAATGATCTTAGGATTAACGAGCGTTTCATCAATCGATGTGAGTGCTCAATCACTAAGCGACATACAAAAACAAATTGAAAGCTTAAAGAAACAGCAAAATGAAGTGAAGAGTGAGAAAAATAAAGTCCAAGAGAACGTTAAGGATGCAAGACAGAAATTGGACGCAATCAAAGCGAAGCAATCTAAAACGAAGAGTGAAATCAACAAACTGAACCAACAAACAGCAACTACAGAAGAAAAAATCGAGCAAAAGAAACAGGAAATCAGTTTGAAAGAGAATGAAATTGCAGTAAAAGAAACTGAGATTAAACAAATCTCTAATGAAATTTATGCTCTTGAAGAAGAAATCAAAGAACTAGAAGCAGAGATTAAGAGATTAAAAGAAGAAATAAAACAGTTAGAAGAAGAAGTCGTCCAATTAAAAGAAGATATTAAAATTAAAAAAGAGAAAATGGAACAACGTGAAGAATTACTTAAAGAAAGATTACGTACCCTTCAGAAAAATGGCGGAAATGTAAAGTACTTAGAAGTTGTTTTAGGTGCAAAAGATTTCGGTGATTTTATCAGCCGTGCTGCTGCAGTCAACAAAATCATGGATCAAGATAACAGCATTTTGACACAGCATGCAGAAGACAAAGTCGAACTGGAACAAATGAAACAACAAGTAGAAGATAATCTTGCGCAAGTGAAAAATAATAAAGCTTCAGTTGAAGATAACAAAGCAACAGTTGAAAAAAACCGTAATCAATTGGCAGCTAAGAAAGCTGATTTGGATCAAGAGAAAGCAACACTTGAAGAACAACGTGGTTCTTTACTAGCTCAAAAAAGCGAACTAGATTCATTGGTTGCTAGTTTAGAAGATAAAAAGGAAACAAAAGATGTTCATTTGGCTAACTTGAACGAGAAAGAAGAAGAAGCTCATAAACACGCAATGTCAGCACAAGAAGAGGCTGCAAACTTAAGTAGCCAAGCTGCTGCATTTGATAAATTGATTGCAGAACAACAAAAGCAAGCTGAAAGAATAAAAG of the Halalkalibacillus sediminis genome contains:
- the ftsE gene encoding cell division ATP-binding protein FtsE — encoded protein: MIEMQDLYKVYKNGVTALNGVSTNINQGEFVYVVGPSGAGKTSFIKMMYREETPSKGKIYINGVDVGTVKEKNVPFLRRDIGVIFQDFKLLPRLTVYENVAFALEVIEENPKKIKRRVMNVLEQVGLKHKARFIPAQLSGGEQQRVAIARAIVNNPKLIIADEPTGNLDPETSWEIMRVFEEVNATGTTLVMATHSKDIVNKLRKRVIAMEKGEIVRDEHRGEYGYEV
- the ftsX gene encoding permease-like cell division protein FtsX, encoding MKFSTAKRHLREGSKNIIRNSWMTVAAVGAVTTTLVLVGIFLTLIMNINQIADNIEEDVQLKVYIDLAAQQEQVDELEQEISQISGVTKLEYSSKEEELENLIEDLGEEGEQWELFEQANPLNDAFVVQTQAADQYQRVSKEILAMDNVESVDYSENVVERLLTFNDYARYIGIAFIGALLLTAIFLISNTIKMTILARQDEIGIMKLVGAKNSFIRWPFFIEGLLMGVLGSIIPISIVMGGYYYLYENFRDSINVPFVELLPFNPFALQISLLLLGIGVFIGVWGSVMSVRKFLKV
- a CDS encoding peptidoglycan DD-metalloendopeptidase family protein, whose translation is MKRKLAAVVLAVVMILGLTSVSSIDVSAQSLSDIQKQIESLKKQQNEVKSEKNKVQENVKDARQKLDAIKAKQSKTKSEINKLNQQTATTEEKIEQKKQEISLKENEIAVKETEIKQISNEIYALEEEIKELEAEIKRLKEEIKQLEEEVVQLKEDIKIKKEKMEQREELLKERLRTLQKNGGNVKYLEVVLGAKDFGDFISRAAAVNKIMDQDNSILTQHAEDKVELEQMKQQVEDNLAQVKNNKASVEDNKATVEKNRNQLAAKKADLDQEKATLEEQRGSLLAQKSELDSLVASLEDKKETKDVHLANLNEKEEEAHKHAMSAQEEAANLSSQAAAFDKLIAEQQKQAERIKAQKNKTENGNTSSTAPKETVQSSGGFIRPAAGTRTSSFGPRPSFGGYHYGIDIAKTGTVPIRAAAGGVVVRSYKSTSYGHVVMIAHMIDGQKYTTVYAHMRGRAVGTGQTVQQGQYLGNMGNTGQSFGQHLHFELHRGGWNGSKSNAVNPASYGIQ